The Pedobacter roseus genome contains a region encoding:
- a CDS encoding DUF4097 family beta strand repeat-containing protein, translated as MKKQFIVLFSLLAIAVSASAQKEYKLNKNSGQLNLNIPGAIVEGYSGNEIIFSIPKGEKEEVDERAKGLRAISGSGFTDNTGLGIDVSEKGAEINVNVVNREIKGILTIKVPQNIKIVFTNKSNVYQNEIILKNLKSEIEVSTSYNKIKLENNSGPMNIKTLYGSVDAIFTEAIKGPVSIVSVYGYVDVSLPANTKANVELGTSYGKLYAAEGLKIAIDKTEKADRSGFTSIGGSENVGQVTSVRTGQSVSTLTTVNGDGAVFGYSTGSRSSENIKGKINGGGADLILTSRYKNVYLREK; from the coding sequence ATGAAAAAGCAATTTATCGTTCTTTTTTCTCTGCTTGCCATTGCTGTATCCGCATCGGCACAGAAAGAATACAAATTAAACAAAAATTCAGGGCAGCTCAACCTGAATATCCCAGGCGCCATAGTAGAAGGTTACAGCGGAAATGAAATTATATTTTCGATCCCTAAAGGAGAAAAGGAAGAGGTAGATGAGCGTGCAAAAGGCTTACGTGCCATCAGCGGATCGGGTTTTACCGATAATACAGGTTTGGGGATAGATGTTTCTGAAAAAGGAGCCGAAATCAATGTAAATGTAGTAAACAGGGAGATCAAAGGCATATTAACCATTAAAGTGCCTCAGAATATCAAGATTGTTTTTACTAACAAAAGCAATGTATACCAGAACGAAATCATCCTGAAAAACCTGAAAAGTGAAATAGAGGTTTCTACCAGCTACAACAAAATCAAACTCGAAAATAACAGTGGTCCGATGAATATTAAAACACTTTATGGTTCGGTAGATGCCATTTTTACAGAAGCCATTAAAGGTCCGGTATCTATTGTTTCAGTATATGGTTATGTAGATGTATCGCTTCCTGCCAATACAAAAGCAAACGTAGAACTGGGCACCAGTTATGGCAAGCTTTACGCTGCGGAAGGTTTAAAAATCGCAATCGATAAAACTGAAAAAGCAGATCGCAGTGGCTTTACTTCGATAGGTGGAAGCGAGAATGTTGGTCAGGTAACTTCGGTACGCACAGGCCAGTCAGTAAGTACGTTAACTACAGTAAATGGCGATGGAGCTGTTTTTGGATACAGTACAGGCAGCCGTAGTTCTGAAAACATTAAGGGCAAGATTAATGGTGGTGGTGCTGATCTGATCTTAACCTCACGTTACAAAAATGTATACCTGAGAGAGAAATAA
- a CDS encoding RNA polymerase sigma factor → MRTAEQITDQELIVLCLEGSDAGYTGLYNRYARNIYNSISRIVSHTGEAEDILQDIFCTVFSDISKLKGVLSFEAWVRRMAINRSISHLRKRKIMFSDLGDMDVEDAGGNDSDDMEIFDCRVEDVKKSIEDLSSGYKTILNLYVFEKMTHEEIAVMLGLSASTVRTQYHRAKKRVLLSLKDKCYYE, encoded by the coding sequence TTGCGCACTGCTGAACAGATAACCGATCAGGAATTAATTGTACTCTGCCTTGAGGGCAGTGATGCAGGCTATACCGGACTTTATAACCGGTATGCCAGAAATATCTATAACTCGATCAGCCGGATTGTGAGTCATACGGGGGAGGCAGAGGACATCCTGCAGGATATTTTTTGTACCGTGTTCAGCGATATAAGCAAATTAAAAGGGGTGCTCAGTTTCGAGGCCTGGGTACGGCGGATGGCCATTAACCGCTCTATTTCCCATTTAAGGAAAAGAAAAATAATGTTTTCTGATCTTGGTGACATGGATGTGGAAGATGCGGGAGGAAACGATAGCGATGATATGGAGATTTTTGATTGCAGGGTAGAGGATGTGAAAAAAAGCATCGAAGACCTTTCATCAGGTTATAAGACGATTTTAAACCTGTATGTTTTTGAAAAAATGACACATGAAGAAATTGCGGTAATGCTCGGACTTTCGGCCAGTACGGTGAGGACGCAGTACCACCGGGCAAAAAAACGTGTTTTATTATCACTAAAAGACAAATGTTATTATGAATGA
- a CDS encoding HEAT repeat domain-containing protein has protein sequence MNDQIKDFVEQHREEFDHLEAPAFDMDRFKRMQVQPEQPKAKTVRLFNSKWLVAASVVLVAATAWLFFYPQTQVERTSYSKGSTATLPIRPEGKTNKALNEQNTPVQTAKVKSDQPETIKEKPKYTSQGGEYAELKDSSSASVRLLAILKIEKSNKINNRTLDMLSKTLNHDGNTNVRLAALNVLQKYSTDKYASSLLISSLNKQDDPMVQLGLVSFLGKMKNAEIGEKLYALANNPETFAAVRDEAYSALLNQDKL, from the coding sequence ATGAATGATCAGATAAAGGATTTTGTGGAACAGCACCGGGAGGAATTCGATCATCTCGAAGCACCGGCCTTTGATATGGACCGCTTTAAGCGGATGCAGGTTCAGCCTGAACAGCCAAAGGCAAAAACGGTCAGGTTATTTAACAGCAAATGGCTGGTTGCGGCATCGGTGGTGCTGGTAGCGGCTACTGCATGGCTTTTTTTTTACCCGCAAACGCAAGTAGAAAGAACTTCATACTCGAAAGGGAGTACTGCTACTTTACCAATCAGGCCTGAAGGAAAAACAAATAAGGCTTTAAATGAGCAAAATACTCCGGTTCAAACTGCAAAGGTTAAATCAGATCAGCCTGAAACCATAAAGGAAAAGCCAAAATACACCAGCCAGGGTGGAGAGTATGCGGAGTTAAAGGACAGTAGTTCGGCCAGTGTGAGGTTGCTGGCGATATTAAAAATCGAAAAGAGCAACAAAATTAATAACCGCACGCTGGATATGTTATCGAAAACGCTTAATCATGATGGAAACACCAATGTACGTTTGGCTGCGCTAAATGTATTGCAAAAATACAGCACTGATAAATATGCCTCTTCGTTGCTTATCAGTTCGTTGAACAAGCAAGACGACCCAATGGTGCAGCTCGGTTTGGTTAGCTTTTTAGGAAAAATGAAAAATGCAGAAATTGGCGAAAAACTTTATGCACTGGCCAATAATCCTGAAACATTTGCAGCAGTACGTGATGAGGCCTATAGTGCCTTATTAAATCAAGACAAATTATAA
- a CDS encoding PAS domain-containing sensor histidine kinase: protein MNSATEDKYVSKKAIAANEERFRALITAISDIVYIMSADWREMKQLEGRDFLADTNEPLADWIAKYIHPLDHDQVKTAVEEARRDNKIFQLEHRVLRADGSIGWTLSRAVPILDHKGNVREWFGAASDITETKRAEEALKLAKKRTDQQKRVYETIANSTPDLMYVFDLQYNFIYANEALLSMWGKSWDDAIGKGLLQNGYEPWHAEMHEREIDHVRTTKTAIRGEVSFPHAVLGKRVYDYIFTPILNDKGEVEAVAGTTRDITEIKQNEQRKNDFIGMVSHELKTPLTSLTAYLQLMEKSNPAQEDPMTKKILGQSIKQSRRMTNMINGFLNLARLESGKMFIEKEPFDFATFLQEIAEETRMLYSQHRFVFPESAPVNINGDMGKLAQVINNLIGNAVKYSNLGSQVRISTIIEGDQLKISVSDEGTGIPQEEISKLFDRFYRGQNNNLIAGFGIGLYVCREIIERHGGKIWVEQSTDQGSTFCFTLPV from the coding sequence ATGAACAGTGCAACTGAAGATAAGTATGTCAGTAAAAAAGCAATAGCTGCAAACGAAGAACGTTTTAGGGCGCTAATAACGGCCATTTCTGATATCGTGTATATTATGAGTGCCGATTGGCGCGAGATGAAACAATTGGAAGGAAGGGATTTTCTAGCCGACACCAACGAACCGTTGGCAGACTGGATCGCTAAATACATCCATCCGCTTGATCATGATCAGGTTAAAACAGCTGTTGAAGAAGCAAGAAGAGACAATAAAATTTTTCAGCTCGAACACCGGGTGCTCCGGGCCGATGGCAGCATTGGCTGGACACTATCGCGCGCGGTACCGATTCTGGATCATAAAGGAAATGTGCGCGAGTGGTTTGGTGCCGCCAGCGACATTACCGAAACCAAGCGTGCCGAAGAGGCGCTTAAACTGGCTAAGAAACGTACCGACCAGCAAAAACGGGTTTATGAAACCATTGCAAACAGCACGCCCGACCTGATGTATGTTTTTGATCTTCAATATAATTTTATTTATGCTAACGAGGCGCTCCTTTCGATGTGGGGCAAAAGCTGGGATGATGCCATTGGAAAAGGTCTGCTCCAAAATGGATATGAACCCTGGCATGCCGAAATGCACGAGCGGGAGATAGATCATGTGCGTACCACTAAAACAGCCATTCGCGGTGAAGTTTCCTTTCCTCATGCAGTACTTGGAAAACGGGTTTACGACTATATTTTCACTCCGATACTGAATGATAAAGGCGAAGTTGAAGCCGTAGCAGGTACTACCCGCGACATTACCGAAATCAAACAAAATGAGCAGCGTAAAAATGATTTTATCGGCATGGTAAGTCACGAACTTAAAACACCGCTCACCTCTTTAACCGCTTATCTCCAATTAATGGAAAAAAGCAATCCGGCTCAAGAAGACCCAATGACAAAAAAGATATTGGGACAATCGATTAAACAGAGCCGCCGGATGACAAACATGATCAACGGCTTTTTAAATCTTGCGCGATTGGAATCGGGAAAAATGTTTATCGAGAAAGAGCCTTTTGATTTTGCCACATTTTTACAGGAAATTGCAGAAGAAACCCGGATGCTGTACAGCCAGCACCGCTTTGTATTTCCCGAATCAGCACCTGTAAACATTAATGGTGATATGGGTAAGCTGGCACAGGTAATTAATAACCTGATTGGTAATGCCGTAAAATATTCGAACCTGGGCAGTCAGGTTAGGATATCGACAATAATTGAAGGCGATCAGCTAAAAATTAGTGTTAGCGATGAAGGTACAGGTATTCCACAGGAAGAAATTTCAAAACTTTTTGACCGATTCTACCGCGGACAGAACAATAACCTCATTGCAGGTTTTGGTATAGGCCTATATGTTTGCCGCGAAATTATTGAAAGGCATGGTGGAAAAATCTGGGTTGAGCAAAGCACTGACCAGGGAAGTACTTTTTGTTTTACGCTACCTGTTTAG
- a CDS encoding outer membrane beta-barrel protein translates to MTLKKILFGNLLLILPFLSFAQDKTNTGTFSVSPAFELLRSTHSNLFYAPSLKVNYLFSNGLEPGFGIEYATTPIHHDNGYVLYKLKFLPIYGNLKYNFKTTKKIRPYVETSLGISFNKYDIAEDPTPDIKSKVSEEGFYVYTGLGAKYSITPKLNTFLAVGLKGYKMSTNDLDINPHGLSFMLGFTFL, encoded by the coding sequence ATGACACTCAAAAAAATACTCTTTGGCAATTTATTGCTCATTCTTCCCTTTCTTTCCTTTGCACAAGACAAAACCAACACCGGAACATTTTCGGTTTCGCCTGCTTTTGAGCTGTTGAGGTCTACCCATAGTAATCTTTTTTATGCTCCTTCGTTAAAAGTAAATTACTTGTTTTCCAATGGTTTGGAGCCTGGTTTTGGGATTGAATATGCCACCACCCCTATCCATCACGATAATGGTTACGTATTGTACAAATTAAAGTTTTTGCCCATATACGGTAACTTAAAATATAACTTTAAAACCACCAAAAAAATCAGGCCTTATGTAGAAACTTCGCTGGGTATTTCTTTTAATAAATACGACATTGCTGAAGATCCTACACCTGATATTAAAAGTAAGGTAAGCGAAGAAGGTTTTTACGTATATACCGGTTTAGGCGCTAAATACAGTATTACGCCTAAATTAAATACTTTTTTGGCAGTTGGATTAAAAGGTTACAAAATGAGTACGAATGATCTGGATATCAATCCGCATGGACTCTCATTTATGCTGGGTTTTACATTTTTATAA